The window AAAATTAtcctcttttttattcactaatataaatatctctacctaatatacctataatatccttaaatctcaatcattatttttctctctcctcagatctcaaccacttattttttctctaccataaatcattttatttctcttattcattcaaaatcttttatctcaaaaatcgtatatcgataaattataaaaattgtatggtattcttaaaatttcatgttgtttcattagagatgtcattcgatatacttttgacggatttttaaatccgagggcaaAGCTCGTACGGCTAAGCCATTTAGCTATcctactctatgacttgacctatcacctccatcATCTTAACGCTGCAACACATAGACACTATCTCtcgttaaatataaaaattctttaattttcttttgtgAAAGGTGGGCTAACTTTACAATTTTCCAAAAATGAGTTTAGGAGTTCGTAAGTACGATCAAGATTTTTTCagaaataaaacttttgttcttttaataaaaaacgaGCATAGTATCTGCGCGTTGCAGCGGAAttttataattacttttttgAATGAATACATTGGTTTCAGAGTGtgtcaaaaatatagattatgagATTCTGTCGATTATTGTAAAACCATATAGAAAaatcaatgttaattaaattagaatcaATTACAAATTGATAAGAAATAGTGAACTAATAGTGTTAGTATGTggagggacattttgggaaCCATAAATATGTTGAAAGGGGTATTTTAAGAACAAAAAATGTACTTAAAGTCTTAATCTAATACAATTTTGGGGATAACATATGTGCTTCTCAAAGCATATATCAAACATGTTTCCCCTCCcacaaattatttaaaaaatattaaacattaaGCCATGTGATTGAAATcaatgtttaaatttttaaaagattgtGAGGATGGAACATGTATGATACATGCTACTAGAAGCATAATCATTTTTCCTtacaatttaatattttttataagggATTAAAGATATCAAATTGGTGGTTTGCTATGAATCATAAGTTACCAAATagttataaaagtaaaataaataaatacattgtGAATGGTCTTTGTTAAATCAACTTATTTTCAATAGGCTTTTAAAATGTTaatcttaaaagttaaaacatataaaagtgtTTGTAACGGGGTGGAAGATCCAGGCGTCAAGGCCCAACCACCCTTGTGCCATTTGTGCCAATTGTTAGAGGGTTGGCGTCGTTTAAGGATCACCAAGCCGTCGTGAGTATGTCAACGTCAAGTGAAAGGTGAGGTCGCctgaaatttgttttattttatataaaataaaataaaatatattatttgggTACTGAGGGGTTCAGTTGTTTTGAAACGATGATGTGACCATTACAATCACCTTAACCCCATTGTGAATGCTTTTTATTTCGTTAATTAGAGTGCTGGATAGTCATTGAGATAGTGAAGAAACATGTGACGATGTGATCCAAGCTATAGTCGTTAtcttatttttggttttgtagTCGTGATAGgaaaactagtttgttttggtCAACTTGGGCAATGAGTCCGTCTCTATTAGTGTAACTGTAATTGTTTTTTCCATGCTTCGGCACGCCGGTACACAGTATCAATAAAAGTAttagctgttaaaaaaaaagtgctgGATAGTCATTATAAACATGAAAACTATAGCCACGCTgaaaaaaatactcgtatatatctaCATTATAACTACAATACCTACACTTATAAAGTAATGACTAAAGAGTGAAAAATACACGATTTCGTCACAAATTAAACTGGCTCCATCTTTAGAACAGAAAAAATGTATATTAGCCATCTGTAGTAAGCATTGTCTTTGTCATCGCAGTTAACTGTAAGACTCAAGGGACCAttacataaacaaaacaaacaccCTTAACACATACAATGGTACCCACTTTGAGTTAGTCCTAtaatgattaaagtacaaacattaaaataaaacaaaacagaGACAATGGAATTATACCCAAAATAAAAACCATTAGCTATGAAATTCATTTGACCTTCTTCCCAGCCAGCTGTTTCTCATTTTCGTATGGATATTCAGGTGGCGCCTTCCAAAGACCCCATAAGACgattatatgtaaacaaaaaagTGTGATGGATGAGTAGACGGTGGAGGGGAAAACATTCCAGCACAATTCCACCCCTGCAAACAGCAGCAGCCTGCAAAACCATAACATAAGTCTCAATGCTATAGGAGGATTTATCAATGAGAGTACAATTTGTGAATTTTCATGGTTAGCTGACTTACCGGACTATAGTTGGAAAAGGCGTTTTCCATAAAAGATATGGTAAGCTACAGAAGTACCTGCATAAAATGATATTATAGTGTCATTGTAACATTCCAAACTTGTCATTCGCACAATAGATACTGAAGGTGGCAGAATGGGTGGATCAGGCAGATTCGATCTCAAGTCAGAACAGGTTTGGTTCAGCTGGGTCAAATATTTGAGAacttgataaatatataatgtgcTAAATATGACTGAGAACACTGTATTTTTGCTATTATATCTTTGCCTATTTCGACCAATTTGACATAAAGCAGAACCCATTGAAAAAACAACACCCAAATATCATCCAAACAATATTTTGCACCATCATATTTCATTTGGTATGAAATAACGAGCACTGGTACATTTTCTTTCTTAAGTAAACTGTAATGTTTCTTGAGCTATCAGGGTTATTCTTGTAAATTTGTCAGTTGTCTACAAAAAGAGGTGTTGAGTGTGTCAGTTTAAATGCTAATCACTTAAAGAATGGAGAATCATCATTCATATTTAAACATATCAACTCCTCAACTCATATTATATGATAAGTCTCAAGTGAACATTTTCCTATAGTAGCAGATGTATAATGTTAACGTTGCTTTAAAGCCAAATCATATCATTCTCATGCCCATTCAGTATACTACAACATATGCTATCAAGTTTGAGGTCGATAAAAAGTGAGGTAATTTACCAGGAGTAGAATTGGTAGTGCAAAGACCGCGCACACACGATGCCAATAAAATTTCCAGTGAACATTGTTGTAACAATATCtgtataattaataaacaattaTAGTTGCCAACTTCCACATACATATAAAGATGACAGAAACTCGAAGACAGTACACTTACGCTCTGTTTTAAGCCGCTTTAATCCAGTGCTAACATGAAGAGGAAAGGAGCTGGTAACGTGACTTTTAAACTGTATTTGGACTAATTTAGAATGCAAGAATGATACCAATCCTCCTTCATGCCTGCAGACGTTAATATAATTACTTTAAATGAATTTGTATTTCATTTTTTCGTACTAATGAAATGTGTATGATCTCAACTTACTTGCACCATCTATAATGCGCAAAAATCATAAGAGAACCGAGATGAACACCTAGTAAACTGAGAGCAAAAGCCTTTGACACAAAAATTGGCTCAGGGACAAACTTGAAGTTGACAGACCTAATAACAATAAcgataaaaaataacaaaacaataaataacattTAGTAACACATATCTACCAAAAATTTTTCAATATTATATGAGAATACGAGACaccttatatattatataaaagggaatctacatataaaaaaaatttatttgttgCACAATTTTGCATATTGAAGCGCATAGAAGGTTACCAGAAGTGGATAAATACTCGTCCAAGATTGAAGGCTTTAGATAGATATTCAATTGGATATGCCCATAGAAACGGTAACCCCAACAGAATCTGCAAAATGAATACAAAAAGATTGTTAAAAAGAGGATAACAAACCAAGTCACCCTGTGGTTGCAAGATAACTCATATGATCATGCAAATTGCATAGTAGTGATAGCAATGCTGACTCATTTACTTATAAACGGATAGATATTGGTTAATTAATCTAATGGGTTAAACAAATTATAAGTCACTCAAAGTATTTTGATGCATATTAGCACATAACCTCCCAAGTCTTTTATGCTAAATAAAAGATCAATATTGGGATCAACCTTAACCCAAATTGACCCACAACCCAACCCGCCCGTTTTTTCACCTTTATGTAGAAAAAAAAGCATACATATCGTGAACATTAAATACAAATCCAAGCACTAAAGAATAAGCACCTGCACTAGTGCCGCACCTGCTAAAGCTGATATTACCCCAATAATGTCCATAGCCTGTAGTTAAAAGTGATACACTGAAAAAGATAAATGGTAGGTTGAGTAAATGACTAAATGTATGTAGGATCCAGACACAAACTtcaataaatttaaatagaatCATATAGTGTACCTTAAGCATGAGAAGAAGCAACGGAGGAGCATAAAGAAGCACATTCATCTTCACTGAAACAGCTAAGCTGTGAAACAGAAAACAAAGCCAAGGTTAAACCCATACTGTATTCTGTTGATGACTTGTATCCCAGATAGAATTATTAGTATAGAAAATAGGATAAAACCTGAACATAATTAAACTAAAATGCCATTTCTGGTAAAGAAGTGGAACCAAAGATGCATGGAGAAGAGTCATCGCAAAACAGTCATTGAACAGACGAAGGACAAAGATTGAATGCACTCTTTTAGATAACGAAAGCAAAGTGAGAGCCCACCAAGGTAGctgtgaaaaagaaaaaaaaaagagagtgtAACATTTGATGATGGTAAAGAGTCACGAATATCATCAAATGAACGGAAAGTGTTTATACCACATCAGTCTTGACATAAATGAATAGCAATATTCCCAGATTCACAATGTAGAGCACACCAAAGAGAATCTGAAATAACAAGAAAGCTTGTCAGCCACTATTGAATATTTTTAGGTAGATCTTGAAAACATAAAACTCCACACGTGAAATTCCGTAATTTTCAAACAGTATCGCAGAAGTTCAGGCaaaaaaagtttctcaaagatctaTGAAGCTTCATAATAAAGATATTATTTGTATCTCTTCCTAATCATGGTCAACTTCAAATGTACTTGCAGTTCTAAAATAACAGTAAATGCACAGTGGCTCATCTAGACCATTGACATGCTTGTTCATCTTGATCTGGTAAAACTAACTACAATGTCGTTCCAAATACATTTTAATCTTTAGTGTCACTCATTTGTGTTCATTAGGAGGATATAAATATTTGACAAATGTAACTTCAAATTTAGTGAACGAGTTACCCATATAATCCTCTAATCCTAATACCACCCCTATTGGATTCTTTGACTTATTTCACCACAAAGCTTGAAGCTTATGAAAACTTTGACATGGAATGATTATGCTACCTTATAATGATCCAAAATAGTTAACTAGAActaatatctatactatatgaATCAGAACAAGTTCATCAGCTACGAGCAACTTTCCATCATATGTAAGAGAACAATAAGTAAAAGGCTCACTGCAAGTGATTCAAACTAGTAATGACTGCAAATAAGTATTCACCTGGGCAGGATAGACCTCGCCTCCTGTAATGTATTGTATGGCggagtatatataaagaaagcCGGCCGGGTAAACCAAAGGTCCTGTATCCCCTTTCAGATTGTTGTAATCTCTTTCTCCTTCGATAAATCCATTAACCTGTTTGGTCAGTCATGCCATTTTTGAGTAAAACCAAAATCACATACTCATTTGTTTCCTTTTCgaaccaaaaaaagaaaaaacatacaatCAAAAATACTCCTTATTTTACACCATcaaaatttcaattcaaattTTTGACGTCAAAGAACGGGTATTAAAAATGcaaaatttatactttattaaaaCCAATCAAGGCTTGGATCAAGTAATTGACACGCTTGCCTCTACAGATAGAGGTTAAGGGTTCGATCCTTACTCCTTACAAGGCCgtagacggtattgggacccataACCCATGGAAGAAGGTATTGGGTGTTACTTTACTTTTTCTATAAATCCATTTGTATCTCTTGGCTTGTTgggtgtttggatgtgtgtTTACCAGactcattattatttaaaataaataatgagaTTTTAGAGTTAAAGTGAAAAAAACTTATTAGACAAATAAGTTTGAAATATAAATGAATAATGtaccaaatatatttcaaaaataagtCATCaccttatttaatttaaaacaagAACAGTGCAAACTCTATTCTTTATATGATGTTTGATCAAAACCTGGTGGCTTAATAGTGTTGATCGTCTCGTATTTGGTAATTTACTCAATCTCAAAAGACCTCAACTGACCAAACCAAATACACCAAAACCAAAGGGGAAACAGACCGAATGTAAAACCAAACACCTTAAATCCAAACAGCCAAAACCATGCCCACAtaatttttaatgtaaaaaaaatagactTCACAATGGTCATAAATCAAACTGTGTGAAACCACCAAAACCGACAAAACTCAGTTTTTGACCCTTAAAACATCTATTTTATTATGGCCTGGATACAGGTCTCAGTTTAGTATAATACATTCTTTAGTATTCTAACCGGATTCTTTTCACTTTTCAGTTACATTTTGAGATTAGGTACATTACTTAACATTGAGGTAATCATATCTTTTGAATCGATATAACTCATCACAGATCAACTTATAATGTAGAATATCAATTATCATTCTTCTAatacaaaactacaaaaataaaTCTATCTAATGTAGTAATGTCAATAGATTTTATCATGTCTCACCAAAGTATTAACTATAACTCCAAAAACATGACCCGTGATCATAAGTTTCACAATGCTCCCATGATCTTACCTTCCTGTAAGTACTTGTGTGTTTCTTAGATTCATTGACTTCTCAACTTTAATATCAGGAACATTATGCATCAATAAGCAACATATAGCGCAAGATTTCGATTCCATACTTCTGTTTTAGAGTATCAAACAAACGACTAGGCACACATTTACATGATAAAATGAACAACCTATGTTACATTGCTAATCCTAAACAACATAATTTAAAGGGGTTTAACAAAAATACACTTtgtttaggattttttttttttttaatatccttAAATTGTACTAAATGTTTTTATTCAAATtgtacaaaatacaaaattatgtATCATCAATCATAAAATAGACACTCACCTGTGACATGTAAGCATCCCAATCAatctttgtatctatataaaaaaaaaaaaaagtattaaaaacaataaaaacacgAGAGAACGTTGAAAACAGTAAAAAGTGATGTAATAAATTGGAAGGAATTTAGGGTGCTTACAAGGAACATAAGCGATGATGAGGGCAGTAAGAAGAGAATCTGCGAGaagcaaaagaaaagaaaatggaattttggggtttttgtaaagattttgaataaaagaGCTTGATCTTGTTTTCCCGGGTCTGTATTTGGGTGCGGGCCGGGTCGCCATGGATTGGCAGAAGGAAATATAAGATCGGCGGGTGCAGTGAGAATGTTATTTTCATCAGATGGCCTGTCAAAGTAAGCAGAGTTTGTTACAAAAACAGTCCCTTTGACTCATTGTTGAccatcaatttttgtttttcaaaaaattaactTTCATAGACAacaaatatctatatttatctatctatattactaatttactatataaagcaaactgtcctctttttaagtaattaagattttaaaatgatCATATTATTCTTCtgttttttattcactaatttaaacattttcacatgtatatctataatacccttaatgaaataacttacaacatATATGCTCCAACcgttaaataaccatattaacccctctaacatcaattaatttacattcactaccacgccaccaccaccgcttcACATCACCTTCGCCACACCGTCGTCGCTATTGTAATCGCCACCGCGTCCGCGAACATCCATCTAGTACTATCTAATAAAGAGAAagacattttttcttttaaacaattcAGTTTTTGAATTATCTTTTTTATCCCTAACCTTTTAACACCTTTattctaaaccctaaaaaaccaAACATCTTCACACATATCTCATATTTCACAAGTGCCCCTTTCATTAACTATGATATTCTTTTACGCCAActacctttacattaataaccacatcgttaatGTCACCATCACCCATTGTCGCCGCTCTGCCGCCATATTGCACGGGTAACCCGAGAACAAATACATACAAATCTCATAATATATTGAATGTACACCACTCTTtccaattaaataaatatacatttttcttttactttttataccaTAAGAAACTTAGGTATTTAATGCTAATAATAATCGTATCAACATTAATtataactagcacggtacccgcgctatgcggcggtgttcgtggcggcgacggtgtggtggtggaggcggcgtcaagtggtgtagatacttgatgtaaatgtaattgattaaagagttaattgagatattttaaaagattaaggacCATAAGtgtaatatatcattaaggatattttagacattttcccccatgtaactttcaacatggggttattctttttataatatagtatagatgacTTCTAGTCATTCAAACCTTCTATAAGCTCCAACATATCATCATGACAATGTCTCAAATGATTGTCATTTCCAAATAGCTTAACCATGGAAGAAAAATATCTATCCAGAAAGTCAATAGTTTTAAAAACTTGAA is drawn from Erigeron canadensis isolate Cc75 chromosome 9, C_canadensis_v1, whole genome shotgun sequence and contains these coding sequences:
- the LOC122582293 gene encoding dol-P-Man:Man(5)GlcNAc(2)-PP-Dol alpha-1,3-mannosyltransferase — translated: MATRPAPKYRPGKTRSSSFIQNLYKNPKIPFSFLLLLADSLLTALIIAYVPYTKIDWDAYMSQVNGFIEGERDYNNLKGDTGPLVYPAGFLYIYSAIQYITGGEVYPAQILFGVLYIVNLGILLFIYVKTDVLPWWALTLLSLSKRVHSIFVLRLFNDCFAMTLLHASLVPLLYQKWHFSLIMFSLAVSVKMNVLLYAPPLLLLMLKAMDIIGVISALAGAALVQILLGLPFLWAYPIEYLSKAFNLGRVFIHFWSVNFKFVPEPIFVSKAFALSLLGVHLGSLMIFAHYRWCKHEGGLVSFLHSKLVQIQFKSHVTSSFPLHVSTGLKRLKTEHIVTTMFTGNFIGIVCARSLHYQFYSWYFCSLPYLLWKTPFPTIVRLLLFAGVELCWNVFPSTVYSSITLFCLHIIVLWGLWKAPPEYPYENEKQLAGKKVK